In Paraburkholderia terrae, the DNA window CTTGTTGACGTTCTGCCCGCCCGCGCCCTGCGCGCGGACGGCCGTCAGTTCGATTTCGTTCGGCGGGATCGGATAGCGTGAAGTCATGTCAAAAAGTCGTGCATGGAACGGGAAAGTGTAACCGGCTATTTGCTAACGCATAAGCGGTATGCGAATTGCGTGCGCACAGCGTGGCGCTTGCGTTGCCCCCGCATTGCTGACTCAACACGCCACGCATTTGCCGTCCGTCGCCGATCTCGCCGATACTGAGACTTTCAGCCCGAGGGCCAATTATCGTGATGAAAATGCGCCCCGCGCAGGTGCTCGAACTCGTCGTCAATCTCGTGTTGCCGTGGGTCGCGTACCGCCTTGCGCAGCCATACTGGGGCGAGACGGGCGGATTGATTGCGTCGGCCGTGCCGCCCGTCGCGTGGAGCATCGTCGAACTCGTGCGCTTCAGACGCGCCGACGCGCTCAGCCTGACGGTGCTGCTCGGCATCGTGCTGTCGATCGGCGCGATGGCGCTGGGCGGCGACCCGCGCATGCTGCTGTTCCGGGAATCGCTGGTATCGGGTGCGATTGGCGTGGCGTTCCTGCTGTCACTGCTGGTGGGCCGGCCCGCCGTGTTTTACCTGACGCGCGCGTTCGTCGCCCGCGAGATGACCAACGGCGCCGCCCATATCGACATGCTGTGGCGCGAGCGTCCCGCGTTCGCCCGCGGAATCCGGGTACTGACGGCTACGTGGGGCCTCGGCCTCACGGGCGAAACCGCGCTGCGCGGCTGGATGGCGTGGCACTGGCCGATCGAGCGCGTGCTGGTGGTGTCGCCGTTCGTCGGCTACGGCATCTTTGGCGCGCTGATGGTCTGGACGCTGTGGTACCGGCGCACGCTGCGCGACCTCGCGCAAAGCGAGGCGGAATCCGAAACGGAACCGCCGCCCAGCACGGCTGCCAACTAATTCACGTCACCCCGCACGTCCTCTCACACGTCATCCCGCATTGCCTCGACGATTCGCGCGGCAAGCCCGGAGTCCCGCTGCGTCGGCGTTGCGATCGCGCGCATCAGCACGGCCCGTGAACCAACCACCTCGACGCGATCGCGCGCCCGCGTGACGGCCGTATAGACGAGTTCGCGCGACAGCACCCGGCTGAACGTCGACGGCAGCATCAGCACCGCGTGTTCGAACTCCGAGCCTTGCGACTTGTGGACCGTGAGCGCGAAGGCCGTGTCGTGCGGCGGCAGCGCCGCGGGCGACACCGCGCGCAGACTGCCGTCCGCGCTACGGAAGAACACGCGCAGCGCGCCATCCCCTCCCGGCAGCGCGATACCGATATCGCCATTGAAAAGACCCAGCGCATAGTCGTTGCGCGTGACCATGATTGGTCGGCCCGCGAACCATTGCGCGCCGACGGCCAGCGGCACGCGCGCAATGCGGCGCACCTGCGTGGCCATCGCCGTATTCATCTGCTCGACGCCGCGCGAGCCGAGTCGCGTCGCGCACAGGATGCGGAAGCGATTGAGCGCGTCGAACAGCGCCAATGCGTGCGAGGCCGCACCTGCTGCGCCGTCGGAGAGCGCCGTCGCGAGCGCGTCCGCGTAGGGCGCGAAACCGGCCGCGAGCCGCTGGATCGTGCGTTCGGCAGGCGTGGCATCGGTGTCTTCGTGAAACGCCGCGGCGCAGGGTTTGGCGGGATCGATATGCAGCACGTCGAGCGCTTCCTGCGCGGCGCCGCGCCGGATCGCAAGCGACAGTTGGCCGATCGCCGACTCCAGCCCGAAGCGATAGTTGCGTTCGAGCCACACGACGCAGTCGGCGAGCGGCGCCGGCTGCGCATCCTGCGATGAAGACGGCACGTCGGACGGCATGCCGAACAG includes these proteins:
- a CDS encoding VC0807 family protein; its protein translation is MKMRPAQVLELVVNLVLPWVAYRLAQPYWGETGGLIASAVPPVAWSIVELVRFRRADALSLTVLLGIVLSIGAMALGGDPRMLLFRESLVSGAIGVAFLLSLLVGRPAVFYLTRAFVAREMTNGAAHIDMLWRERPAFARGIRVLTATWGLGLTGETALRGWMAWHWPIERVLVVSPFVGYGIFGALMVWTLWYRRTLRDLAQSEAESETEPPPSTAAN